In Rhodothermales bacterium, the following proteins share a genomic window:
- a CDS encoding phospholipase D-like domain-containing protein, with product MPWPTGGTSDYALFTEGDDLYDAMVASIRGARRSVDVETYIYAADEVGWRIGEALAARARAGLRVRLMVDAAGSMGSFSRGLERYLRQQGVVVRRFRRWSWRQPSRFYRRNHRKLLVVDGREAYVGGFNLHRESSRSAFGPGRWRDTHIRLRGALATRASELSEAFWAGERGGAAPTGTQDGDALIPNHSRICRHQVHCLYDRLLQRAERRLFVTTPYFVPDRRTQNELVRAARRGVDVRLLLPGKSDVPVARWAARATYGTLLSAGIRVFEYQPRVLHAKTAVVDGVAATVGTANLDYRSFFVNYELNLFSANRGLCTALEEQFRNDLGDAVELTAPGWSRRPWGGMIAELVGWTARRWL from the coding sequence GTGCCCTGGCCGACGGGCGGCACGAGCGACTACGCGCTCTTTACCGAGGGCGACGACCTATACGACGCCATGGTCGCGTCCATCCGAGGGGCCCGGCGAAGCGTAGACGTGGAGACCTACATCTACGCCGCCGACGAGGTGGGCTGGCGCATCGGCGAGGCCCTCGCCGCTCGAGCCCGCGCTGGCCTCCGCGTGCGCCTGATGGTGGACGCGGCGGGCTCGATGGGTTCGTTCTCGCGCGGCCTCGAGCGCTACCTGCGGCAACAGGGCGTGGTGGTCCGCCGCTTTCGCCGGTGGAGCTGGCGCCAGCCCTCCCGGTTCTACCGGCGCAATCACCGCAAGCTCCTCGTCGTCGACGGCCGCGAGGCGTACGTGGGCGGCTTCAACCTCCACCGCGAGAGCTCGAGGTCGGCGTTCGGGCCGGGGCGCTGGCGGGACACCCACATTCGGTTGCGCGGCGCTCTAGCCACGCGCGCGTCGGAGTTGTCCGAGGCGTTCTGGGCGGGCGAGCGCGGGGGCGCAGCCCCGACGGGCACCCAGGACGGAGACGCGCTCATCCCCAACCATTCCCGCATCTGCCGACATCAGGTCCACTGCCTGTACGACCGGCTCCTGCAGCGCGCCGAGCGGCGTCTCTTCGTCACGACCCCCTACTTCGTGCCGGACCGCCGCACTCAGAACGAGCTCGTGCGGGCCGCCCGGCGCGGCGTGGACGTGCGCCTGTTGCTCCCCGGAAAGAGCGACGTCCCGGTCGCGCGCTGGGCAGCGCGGGCCACCTACGGGACGCTGCTCTCGGCGGGCATTCGGGTCTTCGAATACCAGCCACGTGTGCTCCACGCCAAGACCGCCGTCGTCGACGGGGTGGCGGCGACGGTAGGCACGGCGAACCTGGACTACCGCAGCTTCTTCGTCAACTACGAGCTCAACCTCTTCTCCGCGAACCGGGGGCTATGCACGGCACTCGAAGAACAGTTCCGGAACGACCTGGGCGATGCGGTGGAGCTCACCGCTCCCGGCTGGTCGAGACGCCCATGGGGCGGGATGATCGCTGAGCTGGTCGGCTGGACCGCTCGGCGCTGGCTGTGA
- a CDS encoding glucoamylase family protein produces MTTPTDADRLLDALQGDALRYFLDAAHPHTGLVADSTMPGTACSIAAVGMALGAYPIAVARGLLARAEAAERTLRVLRSFRDGPQGEAPDATGHRGFYYHFLDMETGRRAWESELSTIDTALFLAGALTAASYFDGDDEDEREIRAVADALYRRVDWLWALNGGLTLTHGWRPESGFLPYRWQGYDEALILYVLALGSPTHPIQAESYRAWTRTYAWKCLYGHELLYAGPLFIHQYSHLWIDFRGIQDAYMREKGSDYFENSRRATLVQREYAVRNPLGFEGYCDCCWGFTACHGPGPTTLVVDGVERRFLGYSARGAPYGPDDGTIAPWAAATSLPFAPGVVLPTLRRFEALHVGASSPYGFESAFNPTFPTREGDPAAWTCPWAYGIDQGALALMFENHRTGLVWERVGRSPYVREGLRRAGFDGGWLESEPAPRALSRTAS; encoded by the coding sequence ATGACGACGCCCACCGACGCCGACCGGCTGCTCGACGCCCTCCAGGGCGACGCGCTCCGGTACTTCCTCGACGCGGCGCACCCGCACACCGGCCTCGTGGCGGACAGCACGATGCCCGGCACGGCGTGCAGCATCGCGGCCGTGGGCATGGCGCTCGGGGCGTACCCCATCGCCGTGGCACGCGGCCTGCTCGCCCGCGCCGAGGCGGCCGAGCGCACTCTCCGCGTCCTCCGCTCCTTCCGCGACGGTCCGCAGGGCGAGGCCCCCGACGCGACCGGGCACCGGGGCTTCTACTACCACTTCCTCGACATGGAGACCGGTCGCCGGGCGTGGGAGTCCGAGCTTTCGACCATCGACACGGCGCTCTTCCTGGCCGGAGCGCTGACGGCGGCGTCCTACTTCGACGGGGACGACGAGGACGAACGGGAGATCCGCGCGGTCGCCGACGCGCTCTACCGGCGAGTCGACTGGCTATGGGCGCTGAACGGGGGTCTCACGCTGACCCACGGATGGCGGCCGGAGTCGGGGTTCCTCCCGTACCGCTGGCAGGGGTACGACGAGGCCCTGATCCTCTACGTCCTCGCCCTCGGCTCGCCGACGCATCCGATCCAGGCCGAGAGCTATCGAGCGTGGACCCGGACGTACGCGTGGAAGTGCCTCTACGGGCACGAACTGCTCTACGCCGGCCCGCTCTTCATCCACCAGTACTCGCACCTCTGGATCGACTTCCGTGGAATCCAGGATGCGTACATGCGCGAGAAGGGGAGCGACTACTTCGAGAACTCCCGTCGCGCCACGCTCGTGCAGCGGGAGTACGCCGTCCGCAACCCCCTCGGCTTCGAAGGCTACTGCGACTGCTGCTGGGGGTTCACGGCCTGCCACGGCCCCGGTCCCACCACCCTCGTCGTGGACGGCGTCGAGCGGCGCTTCCTCGGGTACAGCGCCCGCGGCGCGCCCTACGGCCCCGACGACGGCACGATTGCGCCGTGGGCCGCCGCCACCTCGCTCCCCTTCGCCCCGGGGGTCGTGCTGCCCACGCTCCGCCGCTTCGAGGCGCTCCACGTCGGCGCGTCGAGCCCCTACGGGTTCGAGTCCGCCTTCAACCCCACGTTCCCCACGCGGGAGGGGGACCCGGCTGCCTGGACCTGCCCCTGGGCTTATGGCATCGACCAGGGCGCCCTCGCGCTGATGTTCGAGAACCACCGCACGGGGCTCGTTTGGGAGCGGGTGGGGCGCTCGCCCTACGTGCGCGAGGGGCTGCGCCGTGCCGGCTTCGACGGCGGGTGGCTGGAATCGGAGCCGGCTCCGCGAGCCCTCAGCCGGACGGCCTCATGA
- a CDS encoding phosphoketolase family protein, translating into MTTDEQTDTRPLTDEEVGRIDAYWRAANYLSVGQIYLLANPLLREPLTLEHVKPRLLGHWGTTPGLNFVYVHLNRLIREHGPSVLYVTGPGHGGPGLVANTYLEGSYTEHYPDITQDAEGMRRLFRQFSFPGGIPSHTSPETPGSINEGGELGYSLAHAFGAVFDNPDLLACCVVGDGEAETGTLAGSWHSNKFLNPVRDGAVLPVLHLNGYKIAGPTVLARMPREELEALFVGYGYAPIFVEGDEPEAMHQRMAAALDQAYAEIQRIQQDARENGITERPRWPLIVLRSPKGWTGPDEVDGVPVEGTFRSHQVPLAGLAENPEHLAMLEAWLRSYRPEELFDADGRLVSELAALAPEGDRRMGSNPHANGGLLLKDLRMPDWRDYAVEVPAPGAVMGEATRVMGRLLRGVMAMNPETFRVVGPDETASNRLSALFEVTDRAWMGPILESDDHLAPDGRVMEVLSEQLCQGWLEGYLLTGRHGFFSCYEAFIHIVDSMFNQHAKWLDVTRDIPWRRPLASLNYLLTSHVWRQDHNGFSHQDPGFLDVVVNKKAEVVRVYLPPDANTLLSVTDHCLRSRHYVNVIVAGKQPEPQYLDLDAAIKHTAAGIGIWEWASNDRDAEPDVVMACCGDVPTLETLAAVDLLRRHLPELRVRVVNVVDLMRLQPEREHPHGLSDREFDGLFTTDKPVLFAFHGYPWLIHRLTYSRTNHQNLHVRGFKEEGSTTTPFDMVVRNDLDRFHLVMDVVDRVPAVGPHGPHVRQAMRDRLVEHKAYIARHGQDLPEVRDWVWPHEPASPTGIQGAEP; encoded by the coding sequence ATGACTACCGATGAACAGACGGACACACGCCCCCTCACCGATGAGGAGGTCGGCCGCATCGACGCCTACTGGCGCGCGGCCAACTACCTCTCGGTAGGACAGATCTACCTCCTCGCCAATCCGCTCCTCCGCGAGCCGCTCACGCTGGAGCACGTCAAGCCGCGTCTGCTCGGCCACTGGGGCACCACGCCCGGGCTCAACTTCGTCTACGTCCACCTCAACCGCCTCATCCGCGAGCACGGCCCGAGCGTGCTCTACGTCACCGGGCCGGGGCACGGCGGCCCCGGCCTCGTCGCCAACACGTACCTCGAAGGGAGCTACACCGAGCACTACCCGGACATCACGCAGGACGCCGAGGGGATGCGGAGGCTGTTCCGGCAGTTCTCCTTCCCCGGCGGCATCCCGAGCCACACCTCGCCCGAGACGCCCGGCTCCATCAACGAGGGCGGCGAGCTCGGCTACTCGCTCGCCCACGCCTTCGGCGCCGTCTTCGACAACCCGGACCTCCTCGCCTGCTGCGTCGTCGGCGACGGCGAGGCCGAGACGGGGACGCTCGCCGGGTCCTGGCACTCGAACAAGTTCCTCAACCCGGTCCGCGACGGGGCCGTCCTCCCCGTCCTCCACCTGAACGGCTACAAGATCGCCGGGCCGACCGTGCTGGCGCGGATGCCGCGTGAGGAGCTGGAGGCCCTTTTCGTCGGCTATGGTTACGCGCCCATCTTCGTCGAGGGCGACGAGCCCGAGGCGATGCACCAGCGGATGGCCGCTGCCCTCGACCAAGCCTATGCCGAGATCCAGCGCATCCAGCAGGACGCACGAGAGAACGGCATCACGGAGCGTCCGCGCTGGCCCCTCATCGTGCTCCGCTCGCCGAAGGGGTGGACCGGGCCGGACGAGGTCGACGGCGTCCCCGTCGAGGGCACGTTCCGCTCGCACCAGGTGCCGCTGGCGGGGCTGGCCGAGAACCCGGAGCACCTCGCGATGCTGGAGGCGTGGCTGCGGAGCTACCGGCCCGAGGAGCTCTTCGACGCCGACGGCCGCCTCGTCTCCGAGCTGGCGGCCCTCGCTCCCGAGGGGGACCGACGCATGGGCTCGAACCCCCACGCCAACGGCGGCCTGCTCCTGAAGGACCTCCGGATGCCCGACTGGCGCGACTACGCCGTCGAGGTCCCCGCGCCCGGGGCCGTCATGGGCGAGGCGACGCGCGTGATGGGGCGGCTCCTCCGCGGCGTGATGGCGATGAACCCCGAGACGTTCCGCGTGGTCGGCCCGGACGAGACGGCCTCGAACCGGCTTTCGGCCCTCTTCGAGGTCACCGACCGGGCGTGGATGGGGCCGATCCTCGAGAGCGACGACCACCTCGCCCCCGACGGCCGCGTGATGGAGGTCCTGAGCGAGCAGCTCTGCCAGGGCTGGCTCGAGGGCTACCTCCTGACCGGCCGCCACGGCTTCTTCTCGTGCTACGAGGCCTTCATCCACATCGTCGACTCGATGTTCAACCAGCACGCTAAGTGGCTCGACGTCACGCGCGACATCCCGTGGCGGCGGCCGCTGGCCTCGCTCAACTACCTCCTCACATCGCACGTCTGGCGGCAGGACCACAACGGGTTCAGCCATCAGGACCCCGGCTTCCTCGACGTGGTGGTCAACAAGAAGGCCGAGGTCGTCCGAGTCTACCTCCCGCCCGACGCCAACACGCTCTTGTCAGTCACCGACCACTGCCTCCGGAGCCGCCACTACGTCAACGTCATCGTGGCCGGGAAGCAGCCCGAGCCGCAGTACCTCGACCTCGACGCGGCCATCAAGCACACCGCCGCCGGGATCGGGATCTGGGAGTGGGCGAGCAACGACCGCGACGCCGAGCCGGACGTGGTGATGGCCTGCTGCGGCGACGTCCCGACGCTGGAGACGCTGGCCGCCGTAGACCTCCTCCGCCGGCACCTCCCGGAGCTCCGCGTCCGCGTCGTCAACGTCGTCGACCTCATGCGGCTCCAGCCCGAGCGCGAGCACCCGCACGGGCTCTCCGACCGCGAGTTCGACGGGCTCTTCACGACCGACAAGCCCGTCCTCTTCGCCTTCCACGGCTACCCCTGGCTCATCCACCGGCTCACCTACAGCCGGACGAACCACCAGAACCTCCACGTCCGCGGCTTCAAGGAGGAGGGGAGCACGACGACCCCGTTCGACATGGTCGTCCGCAACGACCTCGACCGCTTCCACCTCGTGATGGACGTCGTGGACCGGGTGCCGGCCGTCGGGCCGCACGGCCCCCACGTGCGGCAGGCCATGCGCGACCGGCTCGTCGAGCACAAAGCCTACATCGCCCGGCACGGGCAGGACCTGCCCGAGGTCCGCGACTGGGTCTGGCCCCACGAGCCCGCCTCGCCGACGGGGATCCAGGGGGCTGAGCCATGA
- a CDS encoding ferredoxin family protein has translation MAYVVAEPCVGCTFTDCVEVCPVDCFYVGPNFIAIHPDECIDCNACVPACPVEAIYPEDELPETWAHYAEWNAYLAPRWQALGHNLTEKRPGSPPASDLSCADRPRSEADILTWDDDVPDEPAS, from the coding sequence ATGGCCTACGTCGTCGCCGAGCCCTGCGTGGGCTGCACCTTCACCGACTGCGTCGAGGTCTGCCCCGTGGACTGCTTCTACGTCGGGCCGAACTTCATCGCCATCCACCCCGACGAGTGCATCGACTGCAACGCCTGCGTCCCGGCGTGCCCCGTCGAGGCGATCTACCCCGAGGACGAGCTGCCCGAGACGTGGGCGCACTACGCCGAGTGGAACGCCTACCTCGCGCCCCGCTGGCAGGCGCTCGGCCACAACCTCACCGAGAAGCGGCCCGGGTCGCCCCCGGCGTCGGACCTCTCGTGCGCTGATCGCCCCCGCTCCGAGGCCGACATCCTGACGTGGGATGACGACGTGC
- a CDS encoding MFS transporter — protein MPRHLLLLFLALFLAMIGFGLTLPVLPAFVERLTLGPAATQARVALHVGALTSAYAVTQLVLAPLWGWWSDRHGRKALVMLGLVGVALSQVAFGLGTSLGLLYGARLAGGAFAAALVVAAGAAIADAVPEGERGRAMAWLGTAVSFGFVAGPALGGLLAREAWHVALTSGHLVFDGFSIPFFVAAGLTLAAVPLVARYLPGQSLPAPRRAAAPEEVARVPVRWGLLARRLGGVLALVLVAQAALTLFEAVFALYADRVLGFGLREIGVAFALCGLVMAVFQGGAVGWLSGRVRVRVQVALGFGMLGVGLLLLPVLTRVPAVLAAVSLLALGVAFVTPNLLTLAADRSGPQAGTGLGLLGTAGGLGQILGPLVGSLLFAWQVDLPFLAAGGVALAVAAGTVGLRHTPRPAPVPVPLHSSRNGS, from the coding sequence ATGCCACGTCATCTGCTCCTCCTCTTCCTCGCCCTCTTCCTCGCCATGATCGGATTCGGCCTCACGCTCCCGGTGCTGCCGGCGTTTGTCGAGCGGCTCACCCTCGGCCCGGCGGCGACGCAGGCGCGGGTGGCCCTTCACGTGGGGGCGCTCACGAGTGCATATGCGGTGACGCAGCTGGTGCTGGCCCCGCTGTGGGGATGGTGGTCAGACCGGCACGGCCGAAAGGCGCTCGTGATGCTCGGCCTCGTCGGGGTCGCCCTCTCGCAAGTGGCCTTCGGGCTGGGTACCTCGCTCGGACTCCTCTACGGGGCCCGCCTGGCCGGCGGTGCGTTCGCGGCGGCGCTCGTCGTGGCCGCCGGCGCGGCCATCGCCGACGCTGTCCCGGAGGGGGAGCGGGGCCGGGCGATGGCATGGCTGGGCACGGCCGTCAGCTTCGGCTTCGTCGCCGGACCCGCGCTCGGCGGGCTCCTGGCGCGCGAGGCATGGCACGTGGCCCTCACGTCGGGGCACCTCGTCTTCGACGGGTTCTCGATCCCCTTCTTCGTGGCGGCGGGCCTGACGCTGGCCGCGGTACCGCTGGTGGCCCGCTACCTCCCAGGCCAGTCGCTCCCGGCGCCGAGGCGCGCCGCCGCGCCGGAAGAGGTAGCCCGCGTGCCGGTGCGGTGGGGCCTGTTGGCCCGACGGCTCGGCGGCGTGCTCGCCCTCGTGCTCGTCGCCCAGGCCGCGCTCACGCTCTTCGAGGCCGTCTTCGCGCTCTACGCCGACCGCGTGCTTGGCTTCGGGCTGCGAGAGATCGGCGTCGCCTTCGCGCTGTGCGGGCTGGTGATGGCCGTGTTCCAGGGTGGGGCCGTCGGGTGGCTGAGCGGGCGGGTCCGGGTGCGGGTCCAGGTCGCGCTGGGCTTCGGGATGCTGGGCGTGGGGTTGTTGTTGCTACCCGTCCTCACTCGCGTCCCGGCCGTGCTCGCGGCCGTGAGCCTGCTGGCGCTCGGGGTTGCTTTCGTCACGCCGAACCTCCTCACGCTCGCCGCCGACCGCAGCGGCCCCCAGGCGGGCACGGGGCTCGGGCTGCTGGGCACCGCCGGCGGTCTGGGGCAGATCCTCGGCCCGCTCGTCGGGAGCCTCCTCTTCGCCTGGCAGGTGGACCTGCCCTTCCTGGCCGCCGGTGGGGTCGCCCTGGCCGTCGCCGCTGGGACCGTAGGCCTGCGCCACACTCCGCGCCCCGCACCCGTTCCAGTTCCCCTCCACTCCTCGCGCAACGGCTCATGA
- a CDS encoding prolipoprotein diacylglyceryl transferase family protein — protein MYPRISDLFDDLLGVDLALPLYSFGLMVALALLTAAWMTRQELDRMYRIGLVGAVRVSGKDDKGRVRTTTQSPSALVWTLMLLAGGFGILGAKLFHVVDYWDEFVQDPAGMVFSTSGLTFYGGLVVATIAVAVYAYRKGVRVPRLADAAAPGLLLGYGIGRVGCYLAGDGDWGVCSSLADKPSWIPGFLWSETFPRNVVGPGRTAVDPVAFNVQVRGAECALSAPDGVYPTMLYEFAMAAALAGVLWLLRKHPFKAGWLFSLYAVFAGAERFLIEEIRVNPEAAFGLPQSQIISVLFVVAGLVGLAVTTRRGPALGGPAPGSGGERAAPLREEVADA, from the coding sequence ATGTACCCCCGCATCAGCGACCTCTTCGACGACCTCCTCGGGGTAGACCTCGCGCTCCCGCTCTACTCGTTCGGGCTGATGGTCGCCCTCGCCCTCCTCACGGCGGCGTGGATGACGCGGCAGGAGCTCGACCGGATGTACCGCATCGGCCTCGTCGGCGCGGTCCGCGTTTCGGGCAAGGACGACAAGGGCCGCGTGCGGACGACGACGCAGAGCCCCTCGGCGCTCGTCTGGACCCTGATGCTGCTCGCGGGCGGCTTCGGCATCCTCGGGGCCAAGCTGTTCCACGTCGTCGACTACTGGGACGAGTTCGTGCAGGACCCGGCCGGGATGGTGTTCTCGACCTCGGGGCTGACGTTCTACGGCGGCCTCGTCGTGGCGACGATCGCCGTCGCGGTCTACGCCTACCGCAAGGGCGTCCGTGTACCCCGCCTCGCCGATGCCGCCGCGCCGGGCCTGCTGCTTGGCTACGGGATCGGCCGCGTCGGGTGCTACCTCGCCGGCGACGGCGACTGGGGCGTCTGCTCGTCGCTCGCCGACAAGCCCTCGTGGATCCCCGGCTTCCTCTGGAGCGAGACGTTCCCCCGCAACGTCGTCGGTCCGGGGCGGACGGCCGTGGACCCCGTCGCCTTCAACGTGCAGGTCCGGGGGGCCGAGTGCGCGCTCTCCGCCCCCGACGGCGTCTACCCGACGATGCTCTACGAGTTCGCGATGGCGGCGGCTCTCGCGGGCGTCCTGTGGCTCCTTCGGAAACACCCGTTCAAGGCCGGCTGGCTCTTCTCGCTCTACGCCGTGTTCGCCGGGGCCGAGCGCTTCCTGATCGAGGAGATCCGCGTCAACCCCGAGGCGGCCTTCGGGCTGCCGCAGTCGCAGATCATCTCGGTCCTGTTCGTCGTCGCCGGACTCGTCGGCCTCGCCGTGACGACGCGCCGAGGACCGGCCCTCGGAGGACCCGCTCCCGGTTCGGGAGGGGAACGCGCCGCCCCACTCAGGGAGGAGGTCGCCGACGCCTGA
- a CDS encoding type II glyceraldehyde-3-phosphate dehydrogenase → MTDSQNVRVAVNGYGVIGKRVADAVAAQDDMTLAGVADVATDWRVTVARAKGYPLYGATPEHVRAMDDAGLDPAGTLDDLLDDADIVVDCTPKKVAAQNVERYRDRGIKFIVQGGEKHAVTGHSFTAENNYDTALGRDSTRVVSCNTTSTVRTLSALKRAGLLKRARGTLLRRATDPWESHLGGIMNTLVPEPEIPSHQGPDAQTVDPELDVVTMAVKVPETLAHLHYWTVQLTREASKDEVLDAFRTSSRIAFIRMADGLTALNTVKELMADLGRPHDNLYEVALWEDMLTVQGDEAFYAYMVDNQAIVIPETIDAIRALAEIEGDGAASIRKTNAALGITARLVPEPVAA, encoded by the coding sequence ATGACTGACTCACAGAACGTCCGCGTAGCCGTCAACGGCTACGGCGTCATCGGCAAGCGCGTTGCCGACGCCGTGGCGGCGCAGGACGACATGACCCTCGCCGGCGTCGCCGACGTGGCGACGGACTGGCGCGTCACCGTCGCCCGCGCAAAGGGCTACCCGCTCTACGGGGCCACGCCCGAGCACGTCCGCGCGATGGACGACGCCGGCCTCGACCCCGCCGGCACCCTCGACGATCTCCTCGACGACGCCGATATCGTCGTGGACTGCACGCCGAAGAAAGTGGCCGCGCAGAACGTCGAGCGCTACCGCGATCGCGGGATCAAGTTCATCGTGCAGGGCGGCGAGAAGCACGCCGTCACCGGGCACTCGTTCACCGCCGAGAACAACTACGACACCGCCCTCGGCCGCGACAGCACGCGCGTCGTCTCGTGCAACACGACCTCGACCGTCCGCACGCTCTCGGCGCTCAAGCGGGCCGGCCTCCTGAAGCGGGCGCGGGGGACGCTGCTCCGCCGCGCCACCGACCCGTGGGAGAGCCACCTCGGCGGCATCATGAACACGCTCGTCCCCGAGCCGGAGATTCCGAGCCACCAGGGTCCCGACGCCCAGACCGTCGACCCCGAGCTCGACGTGGTGACGATGGCCGTCAAAGTGCCCGAGACGCTCGCCCACCTCCACTACTGGACGGTCCAGCTCACGCGCGAGGCCTCGAAGGACGAGGTGCTCGACGCCTTCCGCACCTCGTCGCGCATCGCCTTCATCCGCATGGCCGACGGACTGACGGCGCTCAACACCGTCAAGGAGCTCATGGCCGACCTCGGCCGCCCGCACGACAACCTCTACGAAGTGGCGCTCTGGGAGGATATGCTGACGGTGCAGGGCGACGAGGCGTTTTACGCCTACATGGTCGACAACCAGGCCATCGTCATCCCCGAGACCATCGACGCCATCCGGGCCCTCGCGGAAATCGAGGGGGACGGGGCGGCATCCATCCGCAAGACCAACGCAGCCCTCGGCATTACCGCGCGGCTGGTGCCCGAGCCGGTCGCCGCGTGA
- a CDS encoding AarF/ABC1/UbiB kinase family protein has product MSGLLTAPPPVRPPSRQKRLRQIAGALARHGLGWLVLDLGLGRFAPFHRGVLRHEAREAPYTRPEHLRLALEDLGVTAVKLGQVLSTRPDLVPSEIAAELSRLQDHAPPVPFEAVRAVVEAELGEPLDALFADFDPEPLAAASIGQVHAATLPDGTAVVVKVQRPGVEAQAEADLVLLGDLARAAASRTRWGRDYDVQGWVREFGFTLRAELDYAAEARHAEQVRRDFADEPMLHVPAVFAERSARRVLTMERLDGIKVDDAAALDAAEVDRRELARTATRVMLQMVLRNGFYHADPHPGNVLVLPGGRIGLLDFGMVGALDAATRQALLRIVLALAAEDTDRLVDELTALGVTGEAVARGPLKQDLERLRRRYATRPLREIAAAEAFQEIMDVARRHHLRLPAELVQLAKVTAMAEGTALRLDPDFEILAFSLPYVRRFWLRTLSPRAQARRLSGSLADLADLGETLPRQLRRLSRRLEDGALPLTVTTDPSPETLQRLDRAANRVAASVLAAAFVVGGSLLALAYHPTGAHPAFVAVAVLAVLLVFGLAWALWRRGRL; this is encoded by the coding sequence ATGAGCGGCCTCCTCACAGCGCCCCCGCCCGTGCGCCCGCCGTCGCGGCAGAAGCGGCTCCGCCAGATCGCGGGGGCGCTGGCCCGCCACGGGCTCGGCTGGCTTGTGCTCGACCTAGGGCTCGGCCGCTTCGCCCCGTTCCACCGCGGGGTGCTCCGCCACGAGGCGCGCGAGGCGCCCTACACCCGGCCCGAGCACCTCCGCCTCGCCCTCGAAGACCTCGGCGTCACGGCCGTCAAGCTGGGGCAGGTGCTGAGCACGCGGCCCGACCTCGTCCCGTCCGAAATCGCGGCGGAGCTGTCCCGTCTCCAGGACCACGCGCCGCCCGTGCCCTTCGAGGCCGTCCGCGCCGTCGTCGAGGCCGAGCTGGGGGAGCCGCTCGACGCCCTCTTCGCCGACTTCGACCCCGAGCCGCTGGCGGCGGCCTCCATCGGGCAGGTCCACGCGGCCACGCTCCCCGACGGCACGGCCGTCGTGGTGAAGGTGCAGCGGCCCGGCGTCGAGGCGCAGGCCGAGGCGGACCTCGTGCTCCTGGGCGACCTCGCGCGCGCGGCGGCCTCGCGTACGAGGTGGGGCCGCGACTACGACGTCCAGGGGTGGGTCCGTGAGTTCGGCTTCACGCTCCGCGCCGAGCTCGACTACGCCGCCGAGGCCCGTCACGCCGAGCAGGTCCGCCGCGACTTCGCCGACGAGCCGATGCTCCACGTCCCGGCCGTCTTCGCCGAGCGCTCCGCCCGGCGCGTGCTCACGATGGAGCGGCTCGACGGGATCAAGGTGGACGACGCCGCGGCCCTCGACGCCGCCGAGGTGGACCGCCGCGAGCTGGCCCGCACGGCCACCCGCGTCATGCTCCAGATGGTGCTCCGCAACGGGTTCTACCACGCCGACCCCCACCCCGGCAACGTCCTCGTCCTGCCCGGCGGCCGGATCGGGCTGCTCGACTTCGGGATGGTCGGCGCGCTCGACGCGGCCACGCGCCAGGCCCTGCTCCGCATCGTCCTCGCCCTGGCGGCTGAGGACACCGACCGCCTCGTCGACGAGCTGACAGCGCTGGGCGTGACGGGCGAGGCCGTCGCGCGCGGTCCGCTCAAGCAGGACCTCGAGCGGCTCCGCCGCCGCTACGCCACGCGCCCACTCAGGGAGATCGCCGCCGCCGAGGCCTTCCAGGAGATCATGGACGTGGCCCGCCGGCACCACCTCCGCCTTCCGGCCGAGCTCGTCCAGCTGGCGAAGGTGACCGCGATGGCCGAGGGCACCGCGCTCCGGCTCGATCCCGACTTCGAGATCCTCGCGTTCTCGCTCCCGTACGTCCGGCGGTTCTGGCTCCGCACGCTCTCACCGCGTGCCCAGGCCCGCCGCCTGAGCGGGTCGCTCGCGGACCTCGCCGACCTCGGCGAGACGCTCCCGCGCCAGCTCCGCCGCCTGAGTCGACGGCTCGAAGACGGCGCGCTGCCGCTCACCGTCACGACGGACCCCTCGCCGGAGACGCTGCAGCGGCTCGACCGGGCAGCCAACCGCGTTGCCGCCAGCGTGCTCGCCGCCGCCTTCGTCGTCGGGGGCAGCCTGCTCGCCCTCGCCTATCACCCGACGGGCGCGCACCCGGCCTTCGTGGCCGTGGCGGTCCTCGCCGTGCTCCTCGTCTTCGGCCTCGCCTGGGCGCTCTGGCGCCGCGGTCGGCTGTGA
- a CDS encoding cold shock domain-containing protein — translation MPTIEEQATHATGTVEWFDAVQGVGLISSDDGAPPCTVRSDTLRACGIDAPAAGDRVRFRVRDDDGERAATDLTLLRAVERWENEGGAMRPTDPEA, via the coding sequence ATGCCTACGATCGAAGAGCAAGCCACCCACGCGACGGGCACGGTCGAGTGGTTCGACGCCGTGCAAGGGGTCGGACTCATCTCCTCCGACGACGGTGCGCCTCCGTGCACGGTGCGCTCCGACACGCTCCGCGCGTGCGGCATCGACGCCCCGGCTGCCGGGGACCGGGTGCGGTTCCGGGTTCGCGACGACGACGGCGAGCGCGCGGCCACGGACCTGACCCTCCTCCGCGCCGTCGAGCGGTGGGAGAACGAGGGCGGAGCCATGCGCCCTACCGACCCTGAAGCGTAA